Within the Nitrospinaceae bacterium genome, the region AGCGCAAGGGCGAGCTTGAGGGGGGTCTGCCCGCCGAATTGAACGATTACCCCCTTGGGCCGCTCGCGGTCGATGATCTCAAGCGTGTCCTCAAGCGTCAGCGGCTCGAAGTAGAGCCTGTCGCTCGTGTCGTAGTCGGTGCTCACCGTCTCGGGGTTGCAGTTCACCATGATCGACTCATATCCCGCAGTGGATAGCGCCATTACCCCGTGGACACAGCAATAGTCAAACTCGATGCCCTGGCCGATGCGGTTAGGGCCCCCTCCGAGGATAATGATCTTTTCTTTGTCCGTGCGCGGGGCCTCGTCTTCCTGCTCATAGGTAGAATAGAGGTAGGGGGTTTGCGCCTCGAACTCTGCGGCGCAGGTATCCACCTGTTTGTAGACGGGCCTGACGGACATGCGCCAGCGCGCCTCCCGGACCTCGCCCTCGCTCACCCCTTGCCCGGCGGCAATTTCTCTGTCGGAGAATCCGTTTTCCTTCAATAGGCGCATGCGGTGCATGTTCTTGAGCAGGTCGGGTGCCTTTGTTTCGACCTCAAGAGCCACAAGCTCCTCTAGGTGTGCCAAGAACCAAGGATCAATCTTCGAGTCCGCATGGATACGCTCCCGGCTCCAGCCCTCTCGTATCGCCCGCGCCGCCTGCCATATGCGATCCGGGCCCGGCGTTCGGAGAGACTCCACCAAGACCGCCTCTTTTTCCCCCGAATCCATGACCGCCCATTTTTCGGGCTCTGGATCCGCCAGCCCATAGCGGTCAATTTCAAGTGAGCGCAGGGCCTTCATGAGCGATTCGCGGAACGTGCGCCCGATGCTCATCACCTCGCCCACCGAGCGCATCTGGGTGTCGAGGACGGCCGGTGTCTCGGGGAATTTCTCGAATGTGAAGCGCGGGAATTTCGTCACCACATAATCGATGGCGGGCTCAAACGATGCCGGTGTCTTTTTCGTGATGTCGTTGGGTATCTCATCCAGGGTGAGCCCGATGGCGAGCTTGGCCGCAATCTTCGCAATGGGAAAACCTGTGGCCTTGGAGGCCAGCGCCGAGCTTCTCGAAACTCTGGGGTTCATCTCAATAACGATCATCCGCCCATCTTTCGGGTCAAGGGCAAATTGAATGTTCGAGCCCCCGCACTCGACCCCTATCTTGCGAATAATCGCCACCGCCGCATCTCGCATCATCTGAAACTCGGTGTCGGACAGCGTCTGCGCCGGCGCCACGGTAATCGAGTCGCCCGTGTGCACCCCCATCGGGTCGAAATTCTCTATCGAGCAGATTATCGAGACGTTGTCGGCCAGATCGCGCATGACTTCGAGTTCATACTCCTTCCAGCCCAGCGCGCTCTCCTCTAAAAGCACCTGCTGCGTCGGGCTCTCGGAGAGCGCCCACTCCAATAGGCCCTCAAACTCCTCTGCCCGCCAGGCGACCGCCCCCCCGCTTCCGCCCAGCGTGAAAGCAGGCCGCAATATCATGGGAAACCCGATGAGCCCCGCCGCGATGCGGCCCTCCTCTATCGTGTTAACCGTCTGGCTGTTGGGGACATTGAGCCCAATCTCCTCCATCGCCTTTTTAAACAGTTCGCGATCCTCGGCCCGTTGAATCGCCGGGAGCTTGGCCCCGACAAGCTCGACGCCATAGCGCTCAAGCACCCCCGCCTCGGCCAACTCGACGGCGACGTTGAGCGCCGTCTGCCCTCCCATCGTGGGAAGCAGCGCATCGGGCCGCTCTTTTTCAATAATCTGCTCGGCCACCTCAGCCGACACCGGCTCGACATAGGTCGCCGCCGCCACCTCGGGGTCGGTCATGATCGTCGCCGGGTTCGAGTTGACCAAAACAACCTCGTAGCCCTCCTCTTGCAGCGCCTTGCACGCCTGGGTGCCCGAGTAGTCGAACTCACACGCCTGGCCAATGACAATGGGGCCCGCCCCGATGACCATGATTTTCTTAATGTCTAATCTTTTTGGCATCTCGTGAAAAAACCCTTCCCTTAACTCATAGTCGAAAAATTATACCGCCCGCTTCTGCCACGACCTGTTAGGTCACGACCTATTAGGCTGGGGCCTCAGCGTTTATAAGTTGAAACTCTTGCCGTTCAAAGTAGCGTTTTAATGAATAAAGAATCGATAGGTTAATTACCCCGGCCAGCGCCGCCACCCCAAACGAAACCGTGTAGGCACCCGTCAGGTCGAAAAAAAATCCCCCCTGCCAGCCGCCAATCCCCATACCAAGCCATCCGCAGAAAAAAACAGTCCCCGTCGAAACACCCCGCCGGCGAAGGGGAACAAACTCCCGCACACAAATAACCAGACAAATCATCACGCCGCTATAGAAAAAGCCGTAGACAAGGGCGAGGGTGTAGAATCCCGTCAGCGAGGTCATTTGCGTAAACCAGAACACCAGAATGGTTTGAGATATCGAGGCCAGCATATAAGTGCGCAGCCCCCCGATTGAATCGGTGATTCTCCCGTAGGTGATCCGCCCGAAAAAACTGCCCACTGCGATGATTAAAAGAATACCAGCCGCCTTTTGGGGCGCAATCCCTCTGTCCTGTGCCAACACCACCAGATGGAGCATGGGGGTGGCCATAGAAATGCAACAAAAAATCGCCGCCGAGCCGAGCCAGGCGCTAACAGCCATAGGCGAGAGCAAAAAAGTTTCCTCTTGAGCGACCGCCGCAGGTGGGCTCTCCCTTTCCGCTGAGTGTCCTCTGGCCTCAGGTTGTTCTCCAGCCGCAGGCGCTCGCCGAATCAACAGAGCCAGCGGCACCAACACCACCAGCGCAAAAACGCCCAATGCGCTATACGCCCCGCGCCAGCCCGAGAGTGAAATCAGGTAGGCAACAGTGAAGGGCACAACCCCGTTGCCGAGCCCCCCCCAGGCCGAGGCGATGCCGAGGGCAAGACCCTTATTTTTTGTGAACCAGTTGCCAACGCTCGAAATGAGCGGTGCCTGGAACGATGACACCCCCAGGCCCATCAGGGTTGAGAAAATATAAAACTGGGTGAGCGAGCCCTGGCGGGCCAAGAGCAGATAGGCGGCCCCTAAAATCACAGCGCCAGCCAAAACTACCGGGCGAGCCGAATAGCGGTCCGACATATGGCCCATTAAAATGCCACCTGCCCCGAGAATCAGCGCAGCAGACAAATAGGCAAAAGAGGTCTCCCCCCGATACCACCCCATCTCGGCGGTGAGCGGCTTCATGAACACCGAGAGCGCCGACATCGAACCCACCGCCATCATCATAAAAGTTCCGGCCACCGCCACCATCACCCAGCCGTAGCGCGGCTCGGGCGCATGTTCACTAGAAATGCTCAATCTCTCTCCTGTCTTTCAACATCTTCCCTCACCCCAACCCT harbors:
- the carB gene encoding carbamoyl-phosphate synthase large subunit, translated to MPKRLDIKKIMVIGAGPIVIGQACEFDYSGTQACKALQEEGYEVVLVNSNPATIMTDPEVAAATYVEPVSAEVAEQIIEKERPDALLPTMGGQTALNVAVELAEAGVLERYGVELVGAKLPAIQRAEDRELFKKAMEEIGLNVPNSQTVNTIEEGRIAAGLIGFPMILRPAFTLGGSGGAVAWRAEEFEGLLEWALSESPTQQVLLEESALGWKEYELEVMRDLADNVSIICSIENFDPMGVHTGDSITVAPAQTLSDTEFQMMRDAAVAIIRKIGVECGGSNIQFALDPKDGRMIVIEMNPRVSRSSALASKATGFPIAKIAAKLAIGLTLDEIPNDITKKTPASFEPAIDYVVTKFPRFTFEKFPETPAVLDTQMRSVGEVMSIGRTFRESLMKALRSLEIDRYGLADPEPEKWAVMDSGEKEAVLVESLRTPGPDRIWQAARAIREGWSRERIHADSKIDPWFLAHLEELVALEVETKAPDLLKNMHRMRLLKENGFSDREIAAGQGVSEGEVREARWRMSVRPVYKQVDTCAAEFEAQTPYLYSTYEQEDEAPRTDKEKIIILGGGPNRIGQGIEFDYCCVHGVMALSTAGYESIMVNCNPETVSTDYDTSDRLYFEPLTLEDTLEIIDRERPKGVIVQFGGQTPLKLALALEEAGVPILGTSPQNIDMTEDRELFSQLIDRLGLTQPPSGTATNTPSALEIAEKVGYPVLVRPSYVLGGRAMQIVHDAGELETYMREAVRASAERPVLIDRFLDGAIEVDVDAVSDGEQVIIAGVMEHIEEAGVHSGDSACSLPPYSLSDDVVEELKRQTRILAKAVDVKGLVNVQFAIFEGGVFVIEVNPRASRTVPFVSKVVGTPFAKVAARVMAGERLSELGIVENTTPPHFGVKEAVFPFKKFPGVDVLLGPEMKSTGEVMGMAVDFPTAFLKAQQGAGAVVPSSGRAFVSVRDEHKEAALAIARDLASLGFEIVATSGTRAMLEARGVSATHVYKVTEGERPHIVDRMEADEIDFVLNTTFGKQSRQDSFSLRRTSLLRNIFYCTTIQAAQAAVGAIRSLHGGRVGVRSLQDYNSGAAPTGTVPTGMATNGAVPPTGADDALDR
- a CDS encoding MFS transporter, with the translated sequence MSISSEHAPEPRYGWVMVAVAGTFMMMAVGSMSALSVFMKPLTAEMGWYRGETSFAYLSAALILGAGGILMGHMSDRYSARPVVLAGAVILGAAYLLLARQGSLTQFYIFSTLMGLGVSSFQAPLISSVGNWFTKNKGLALGIASAWGGLGNGVVPFTVAYLISLSGWRGAYSALGVFALVVLVPLALLIRRAPAAGEQPEARGHSAERESPPAAVAQEETFLLSPMAVSAWLGSAAIFCCISMATPMLHLVVLAQDRGIAPQKAAGILLIIAVGSFFGRITYGRITDSIGGLRTYMLASISQTILVFWFTQMTSLTGFYTLALVYGFFYSGVMICLVICVREFVPLRRRGVSTGTVFFCGWLGMGIGGWQGGFFFDLTGAYTVSFGVAALAGVINLSILYSLKRYFERQEFQLINAEAPA